From the Acidobacteriota bacterium genome, one window contains:
- a CDS encoding exo-alpha-sialidase has product MTERCFVSTRKGLFTLERGAGGWRIERASFVGDNCTLTMPDPRSGHLLAALNHGHFGVKLHRSQDGGATWKEIAAPKYPEKPAGYVPKVPVEGVPADWSLKLVWALEPGGANEPGVVWCGTLPGGLFRSEDGGDSWELNRPLWDDPLREQWFGGGAEQPGIHSICVDPRDARHVKVGVSCGGVWTTRDGGAHWDITAKGMRAEFMPPEKQFEENVQDPHLVVQCRSNPDVLWVQHHNGIFKSVDGAATWSEITGVQPSAFGFAVAVHPDNPDTAWFVPGVSDEKRYPVDGRVVVNRTSDGGRTFETLTRGLPQEHAYDLVFRHALDVDTAGKTLMMGSTTGSLWLSEDGGDSWQTVSTNLPPVYAVRFEKPI; this is encoded by the coding sequence ATGACCGAGCGGTGTTTTGTCAGCACGCGGAAAGGTCTGTTCACGCTCGAGCGTGGCGCCGGTGGGTGGCGCATTGAGCGCGCGAGTTTTGTCGGCGACAACTGCACCCTGACCATGCCCGATCCGCGCAGCGGCCACCTGCTCGCCGCGCTCAACCATGGACACTTCGGCGTCAAGCTACATCGCTCGCAGGACGGCGGCGCCACCTGGAAGGAAATCGCGGCGCCGAAGTATCCCGAGAAGCCGGCCGGCTACGTGCCGAAGGTGCCGGTCGAAGGCGTGCCGGCCGACTGGTCGCTGAAGCTGGTGTGGGCGCTCGAGCCCGGCGGCGCCAATGAACCGGGCGTGGTGTGGTGCGGCACGCTGCCGGGGGGCCTGTTCCGTTCAGAGGACGGCGGTGATTCATGGGAGCTGAACCGGCCCTTGTGGGACGACCCGCTTCGAGAACAGTGGTTCGGCGGCGGCGCCGAACAGCCTGGCATCCACTCCATTTGTGTTGACCCGCGCGATGCGCGACACGTGAAGGTCGGCGTGTCATGTGGCGGCGTGTGGACGACGCGGGATGGCGGCGCGCATTGGGACATCACCGCCAAAGGCATGCGGGCCGAGTTCATGCCGCCCGAGAAGCAGTTCGAAGAGAACGTGCAGGATCCGCATCTCGTGGTGCAGTGCCGCTCGAATCCAGACGTGCTGTGGGTGCAGCATCACAACGGCATCTTCAAGAGCGTCGATGGCGCCGCCACCTGGAGCGAGATCACCGGCGTCCAGCCGTCGGCATTCGGGTTCGCGGTCGCCGTCCATCCCGACAATCCCGACACTGCGTGGTTCGTGCCTGGCGTCAGCGACGAGAAGCGTTATCCCGTGGACGGCCGCGTGGTGGTCAACCGGACGAGCGATGGCGGCCGGACGTTCGAGACGTTGACCCGGGGGCTGCCGCAGGAACATGCCTACGACCTGGTCTTCCGGCACGCGCTCGACGTGGACACCGCCGGCAAGACCCTGATGATGGGTTCCACCACGGGTTCGTTATGGTTGAGCGAAGACGGCGGCGATTCGTGGCAAACCGTGTCGACGAACCTTCCCCCGGTGTACGCGGTTCGGTTCGAGAAGCCGATCTAG